The following coding sequences are from one Epilithonimonas vandammei window:
- a CDS encoding DUF6088 family protein has protein sequence MQSIDDKILVKIKKAKRGTLFFIEDFLAFGNARAVAKALERLVNNGGISRVARGIYAVLQTDPVLGNIQPSAEQIAEVIRKRDKARIIPTGILALNALGLSTQIPLNLVYLTDGSARTVDLGKRKIKFKKTSPKNLAAIGEISGLVIQALKEIGKDNVTQQEKDLVIEKLKKENPYRLEHDIRLAPEWIRIIMRNAINKNNDK, from the coding sequence ATGCAAAGCATTGATGATAAAATACTTGTAAAAATAAAAAAAGCGAAGAGGGGTACGCTGTTTTTTATTGAAGACTTTCTTGCTTTCGGCAATGCCAGAGCAGTTGCAAAAGCATTGGAAAGATTGGTCAATAACGGCGGTATTTCCCGTGTCGCGAGGGGGATTTACGCTGTTTTACAAACGGATCCAGTTTTGGGAAATATTCAGCCTTCTGCCGAACAGATTGCAGAGGTAATTCGCAAAAGAGACAAGGCGCGCATTATTCCAACGGGAATTCTGGCGCTCAATGCACTGGGACTCTCCACCCAGATTCCCCTCAATTTGGTGTATCTTACAGACGGTTCTGCACGAACAGTTGATCTCGGCAAAAGAAAAATAAAATTCAAAAAAACAAGCCCGAAAAACCTCGCTGCGATTGGTGAAATAAGCGGACTTGTAATCCAAGCTTTGAAAGAAATCGGGAAGGACAATGTCACTCAACAGGAAAAGGATTTAGTTATAGAAAAACTTAAAAAGGAAAATCCATACCGCTTGGAACACGACATTCGCCTTGCGCCAGAATGGATTAGGATAATAATGCGGAACGCCATAAATAAAAATAATGACAAATAA
- a CDS encoding MFS transporter, which produces MMNSLQTKKREYLLYVLSAATFIIFFQLYMVAPLLPSLSVFFNVSEQTIGLIVPAYLIPYGISTLFYGLLADKIGTKKVVLSSLFVFVVLTALTSFSQSVPQLITWRLLTGIGASGVVPMALAWTGRSYSYEERGRPLGWIFGAMAGGGAFGASAGVILESYIGWRMLFLGVSILGVLTWTILWLAFRNLGDVLMEKQKLTLTKVLNGYKALFSGRRGKIAYTYVLLNGIFHAGVFTWLGLYFEESFGLSGASIGFAIIGYGFPGFILGPFIGKLVDKKGRNKLLPIGLAISALSAIILSFNIPLYVATIAVVLLSLGYDLTQPLLAGIITEIGKERTGQAMSLNVFMLFIGFGLGSYLFGLALQLSLLQALTIFSVVQATLSIMAIALFRGEMKIKSLSKY; this is translated from the coding sequence ATGATGAATAGTTTACAGACAAAAAAACGAGAATATTTATTGTACGTATTATCGGCTGCCACATTTATAATTTTCTTTCAGTTATATATGGTTGCGCCACTTCTACCTTCCTTATCTGTATTTTTCAATGTATCGGAACAAACAATAGGCTTAATTGTGCCTGCATATTTAATCCCTTATGGTATATCAACACTTTTTTATGGATTGTTGGCAGATAAGATTGGAACTAAAAAAGTAGTATTATCATCACTTTTTGTCTTTGTTGTATTAACTGCACTTACTTCTTTTTCTCAATCTGTACCCCAGTTAATAACTTGGCGATTGCTTACAGGGATTGGAGCAAGTGGTGTAGTTCCTATGGCATTAGCTTGGACAGGACGATCATATTCTTATGAGGAAAGAGGCAGACCTCTTGGATGGATTTTTGGAGCAATGGCTGGTGGTGGTGCTTTCGGAGCATCCGCAGGGGTGATTCTTGAATCATATATAGGCTGGAGAATGTTATTTTTAGGCGTTTCTATTTTAGGGGTTTTGACATGGACAATACTTTGGTTAGCCTTTCGCAATCTGGGTGATGTACTAATGGAAAAGCAAAAACTGACATTAACTAAAGTTCTCAATGGTTACAAGGCATTATTTTCGGGACGTCGGGGAAAAATAGCTTACACCTATGTGTTGCTTAACGGAATTTTTCATGCCGGAGTATTTACCTGGCTCGGACTCTATTTTGAAGAATCTTTCGGACTAAGCGGTGCTTCTATTGGATTCGCTATTATAGGATATGGATTCCCCGGATTTATACTTGGCCCATTTATTGGAAAACTTGTAGACAAAAAAGGTAGGAATAAACTTTTGCCTATTGGTTTGGCAATTAGCGCTCTATCCGCAATAATTCTTTCCTTTAACATCCCTTTATATGTTGCTACCATCGCCGTAGTTCTTCTGTCACTGGGATATGATCTGACCCAACCTCTGCTTGCAGGAATAATAACTGAGATTGGTAAAGAAAGAACTGGACAGGCGATGAGCTTGAACGTATTTATGCTTTTCATAGGATTTGGATTAGGTAGTTATTTATTTGGATTGGCGCTTCAACTTAGTCTGTTACAGGCTCTAACGATTTTTTCAGTTGTTCAGGCAACACTGTCCATTATGGCGATTGCCTTATTTAGGGGAGAAATGAAAATAAAATCATTAAGCAAGTATTAG
- a CDS encoding IS3 family transposase: MVTPYQKERCIAYIREKRPEISYAKVCRVMGHSRTSKYYKKRMPEKDEKLREAITSILGTSRLGRKKVIVKVRKKYPGYGSSQIRRVYQKYGFSLYKRMKRKRFDNPANPISVPMERNDEWAMDFMSDALARGSRFRTLNIVDQYNRKCLGIDARTSMPSRAVIHFLERMIEKHGKPKGIRTDNGPEFTSGLFQDWLDKNNIEWVKIQKGKPQQNAIIERFNKTYREDVLDANLFFSLQDVKDLTERWIEDYNYERPHEALDFKTPSEYEAA; this comes from the coding sequence GTGGTAACACCTTATCAGAAGGAGCGTTGTATTGCTTATATTCGGGAGAAAAGACCGGAGATAAGTTATGCTAAGGTGTGCCGCGTAATGGGACACTCAAGAACCTCAAAATATTATAAAAAACGGATGCCCGAAAAAGATGAAAAACTTCGAGAAGCCATCACCTCGATATTGGGAACCAGCAGGCTGGGACGCAAGAAAGTCATCGTGAAGGTTCGTAAAAAGTACCCGGGGTACGGTTCTTCGCAAATCCGAAGGGTCTATCAGAAGTATGGTTTTTCGCTTTACAAAAGAATGAAAAGGAAACGGTTTGACAATCCTGCCAATCCTATTTCCGTTCCCATGGAGCGAAATGATGAGTGGGCAATGGACTTTATGAGTGACGCACTGGCGAGGGGATCCCGATTTCGAACGCTGAATATTGTTGATCAGTACAACAGAAAATGTCTGGGGATTGATGCGCGTACATCCATGCCGTCCAGAGCGGTCATCCATTTTTTGGAGCGCATGATTGAGAAGCACGGCAAGCCCAAGGGAATACGCACGGACAACGGCCCGGAGTTTACCTCGGGCCTTTTCCAGGATTGGCTGGATAAAAACAACATTGAATGGGTTAAAATCCAAAAAGGAAAGCCACAGCAGAATGCCATTATCGAGCGTTTCAACAAAACCTACAGAGAAGATGTGCTGGACGCCAACCTTTTTTTCTCCCTTCAGGATGTAAAAGACCTTACGGAACGCTGGATAGAAGACTACAATTATGAACGTCCGCACGAAGCACTGGACTTTAAAACCCCATCGGAATATGAGGCAGCATAA
- a CDS encoding transposase: MKKSRFTEPQIIRMLQSQQEGKKVAEICREYGISEQTFYNWKSKYGGMSLSELQRVKELEAENARLKRIVADQQISIDILKEVNSKKW; encoded by the coding sequence ATGAAAAAATCAAGATTTACGGAGCCTCAGATTATCAGGATGCTCCAGAGCCAGCAGGAAGGCAAGAAAGTGGCGGAGATCTGCCGGGAATACGGTATCTCCGAACAAACATTTTACAACTGGAAGAGCAAGTATGGAGGAATGAGTCTTTCGGAACTCCAGCGCGTCAAGGAACTTGAAGCGGAGAATGCCCGTCTCAAGCGCATTGTGGCGGACCAGCAGATTTCCATCGATATTTTAAAGGAGGTCAACTCAAAAAAGTGGTAA
- a CDS encoding AAA family ATPase, which translates to MQLRQSERKQAKIKIGLQGCAGAGKTFSALFLAKGLTNGGLSKVAIIDTENGSADLYAHLGNYNVLTLAPPYTPENYIKAIEVCEKAGMEVIILDSISHCWDELLDFHSKLAGNSFTNWAKVTPRQKAFVDKILQTNTHIIATMRTKQDYVLNQKDGKFIPEKVGLKSVQRDGLDYEFTLVFDVDIKHFAVSSKDRTGLFMGQPEFVISENTGKEILDWCNAGTQVSEKHQMNIPSESQSSPRSNNPNKNWLPKINPKEAFESSEKEDSFAPNQDLSFVTEKEVFEAITGCNAIQELYALYKQFPQFQESLRVDFEAKKSLLINLTNPNNYSKNGHNRIQ; encoded by the coding sequence ATGCAATTAAGACAATCAGAAAGAAAACAAGCCAAGATAAAAATAGGCTTGCAAGGATGCGCAGGAGCAGGAAAAACATTTTCTGCTCTTTTTTTAGCAAAAGGTTTAACTAATGGAGGCTTATCCAAAGTTGCCATTATAGACACAGAAAATGGAAGTGCAGACCTATATGCTCATTTAGGCAATTACAATGTTCTTACACTAGCCCCACCTTATACCCCAGAAAATTATATCAAGGCTATTGAAGTCTGTGAGAAAGCAGGAATGGAAGTGATTATTTTAGACAGTATTTCCCATTGTTGGGATGAACTGTTGGATTTCCATTCCAAATTAGCTGGAAACAGCTTTACCAATTGGGCTAAAGTCACACCAAGACAAAAGGCATTTGTTGATAAAATCTTGCAAACTAATACCCATATCATTGCTACAATGAGAACCAAGCAGGATTATGTTCTGAATCAGAAAGATGGTAAATTCATTCCTGAAAAAGTAGGCCTCAAATCTGTGCAAAGAGATGGTTTGGACTATGAATTTACGTTGGTTTTTGATGTGGATATCAAGCATTTTGCTGTATCAAGTAAAGACAGAACAGGACTGTTTATGGGACAACCTGAATTTGTAATTTCTGAAAATACAGGAAAAGAAATTTTAGATTGGTGTAATGCTGGAACTCAAGTATCAGAAAAACATCAAATGAATATTCCAAGTGAATCTCAAAGTTCTCCTAGAAGCAATAATCCTAACAAAAATTGGCTTCCCAAAATCAATCCCAAAGAAGCATTTGAAAGCTCTGAAAAGGAAGATTCATTTGCTCCTAACCAAGATTTAAGTTTTGTTACTGAAAAGGAAGTGTTTGAAGCTATTACAGGATGTAATGCTATCCAAGAACTCTATGCTTTATACAAACAATTTCCACAATTTCAGGAAAGTCTGAGAGTGGATTTTGAAGCAAAGAAATCTCTACTTATTAATCTTACTAATCCTAATAATTATTCAAAAAATGGACACAACAGAATTCAATAA
- a CDS encoding site-specific integrase, with the protein MISYTFTLAPKANKTGERSIIISFIKDRKNTSLSIGKTCKEKDWSFDACRLKTSHPNHANLNKFIERRIKIIDEIIDDFDKNGIYFTLPDLINKLKTSSGQSISLTYTSFHEDLIRNLLASDKTGTAKVEKDTLNALQRFFGKKDISFNELDYSNLKKFEVYCISRGNRESSIAIRMRTLRSVFNQAIRNQVITEKQYPFRQYKISKLKESGKKEYLNEEEIEKLKKYEPEDEKLSFAKDMFLFSYYARGINFLDLIKLEKKFLNIDRIDYIRSKTGVPVSFKINDYARNIMEKYKSEDSSKFIFNIMNTEKPTQIYLKNRSKKVLTYYVNMQLKEIMKELQIKKNISYYCARHSFATVLKFNNISIETIREALGQKDIKSTMSYLNSLPDNKLDKIIDEVLK; encoded by the coding sequence ATGATAAGTTACACCTTTACACTTGCTCCAAAAGCGAATAAAACAGGGGAGAGAAGTATCATAATTTCATTTATAAAAGACCGCAAAAACACAAGTCTTTCCATCGGGAAAACTTGCAAGGAGAAGGACTGGAGTTTTGACGCTTGTCGTCTGAAAACTTCGCATCCCAATCACGCTAACCTCAACAAATTTATTGAGCGCAGAATTAAGATCATTGACGAGATTATCGACGATTTCGATAAAAATGGAATCTACTTCACGCTTCCTGATCTCATCAATAAACTAAAGACGAGCAGCGGACAAAGCATTTCCTTAACCTATACGAGTTTCCACGAAGATTTGATTAGAAATCTTTTGGCATCGGATAAAACCGGAACAGCGAAAGTGGAAAAAGATACTCTGAATGCGCTGCAACGGTTCTTTGGCAAAAAAGACATTAGCTTTAATGAATTGGATTATTCTAACTTGAAAAAATTTGAAGTCTATTGCATTTCTCGCGGGAATAGGGAGTCCAGTATCGCGATTAGAATGCGGACTTTGCGTTCGGTTTTTAATCAAGCCATTAGAAACCAAGTAATTACGGAAAAACAATATCCTTTTAGGCAATATAAAATTTCAAAACTGAAGGAAAGTGGGAAAAAGGAGTATCTGAATGAAGAAGAAATAGAAAAACTCAAGAAATATGAGCCAGAAGACGAAAAACTTTCTTTTGCAAAAGATATGTTTTTGTTCAGTTATTATGCAAGAGGAATCAACTTTTTGGATTTGATTAAGTTGGAAAAAAAATTCTTGAATATTGATCGTATTGATTATATCCGCAGTAAAACAGGCGTTCCGGTGAGTTTTAAAATCAATGATTACGCTCGGAATATCATGGAAAAATACAAATCCGAAGACAGTTCAAAGTTCATTTTCAACATAATGAATACCGAAAAGCCAACGCAGATTTACCTAAAAAACAGATCCAAAAAAGTGCTGACCTATTATGTGAATATGCAGTTAAAAGAAATAATGAAAGAACTGCAAATCAAGAAGAATATCTCTTATTACTGCGCCCGTCACTCGTTTGCCACAGTTTTGAAGTTCAATAATATTTCAATTGAGACTATTCGCGAAGCACTTGGGCAAAAAGATATAAAATCTACAATGTCTTATTTAAACAGTCTTCCGGATAATAAATTGGATAAGATTATTGACGAGGTTTTGAAGTAA
- a CDS encoding heavy-metal-associated domain-containing protein gives MISVFKTGVTLSLIIFFGISSCAQEPKKAKQTTPQEQAKHVGTQKVMMPVDGMTCSACQSNVKKTIKSFEGVSDVEVSLEKRYAYFTYDPQKVKIENIQKAVNDKGYTAGKPQKVKQ, from the coding sequence ATGATTTCAGTATTTAAAACAGGAGTAACGCTATCATTAATCATTTTCTTCGGGATATCCTCCTGCGCACAGGAACCGAAGAAAGCCAAGCAAACAACTCCTCAAGAACAAGCAAAACATGTAGGTACGCAAAAAGTAATGATGCCGGTTGATGGAATGACCTGCAGCGCATGTCAATCTAATGTAAAGAAAACAATTAAATCATTTGAAGGGGTTTCAGATGTAGAAGTAAGCCTTGAAAAGAGGTACGCTTACTTTACATATGACCCGCAAAAAGTAAAAATTGAAAATATACAAAAAGCGGTAAACGATAAAGGATATACGGCCGGAAAGCCTCAAAAGGTTAAGCAATGA
- a CDS encoding DUF3871 family protein, with protein MDTTEFNKTPNIIEEHTLQDTLQIRGVADSIPLHQNKKSLRNIFLEDDNFLDIEDAEVFYPSKMNDNSPNNLANNEVDTKNLVQPFLKPKSEKESKPFVVANTTEIELEHLKQDCIIPVFSKDNEKTIAHQEFIDVVFESVSKLFPYQSVAEPEIRVSHQIKGRTPDAIHKNAKDLLEHEKTIYYERMAFIVKIPSIKHLVNGNEISLCVGGVRSYNQENLYNKKTLERFKFFIGFQNFVCMNLCVSSDGFVEDLRVSNAVELQSKAIEVMQNYNAELHLMEMKELSQDYLSEHQFAQLIGKSRLYQHLPKLEKSKIPFLNFNDSHINTMAKDYYEDKNFSRLEDGRINLWDVYNLFTQANKSSYIDTFLDRNLNAFEFSKGIQKTLNGSFDYHWFLS; from the coding sequence ATGGACACAACAGAATTCAATAAAACTCCCAACATAATAGAAGAACATACATTACAAGATACATTACAGATTAGAGGTGTAGCAGATTCAATCCCACTGCATCAGAATAAGAAATCACTCAGAAATATTTTTCTTGAAGATGATAATTTTTTGGATATTGAAGATGCAGAAGTATTTTATCCAAGTAAAATGAATGATAATTCTCCTAATAATCTAGCAAATAATGAGGTTGATACTAAAAATTTAGTTCAGCCTTTTTTAAAGCCTAAAAGCGAGAAAGAATCCAAACCCTTTGTTGTAGCAAACACCACAGAGATTGAATTGGAGCATTTGAAGCAAGATTGCATTATTCCTGTATTTTCTAAGGACAATGAGAAAACTATTGCTCATCAGGAATTTATTGATGTAGTGTTTGAATCAGTTTCTAAATTATTCCCTTACCAAAGTGTTGCAGAACCTGAAATTAGGGTTTCACACCAAATTAAAGGCAGAACTCCTGATGCTATCCATAAAAATGCTAAAGATTTATTGGAACACGAAAAGACCATTTATTATGAAAGAATGGCTTTTATCGTGAAAATTCCAAGCATTAAGCATCTAGTAAATGGCAATGAAATTTCTCTGTGTGTAGGAGGTGTAAGAAGCTACAATCAAGAAAATCTTTACAACAAAAAAACATTGGAAAGATTCAAGTTTTTTATTGGATTCCAGAATTTTGTCTGTATGAATTTATGTGTGAGTTCAGATGGATTTGTGGAAGATTTGAGAGTGTCCAATGCTGTTGAACTACAATCTAAAGCTATAGAAGTGATGCAGAATTACAATGCTGAACTTCATCTTATGGAAATGAAGGAACTTTCTCAAGATTATCTTTCAGAACATCAATTTGCTCAGTTAATTGGGAAAAGTAGATTGTATCAGCACTTACCTAAACTAGAAAAATCCAAAATTCCTTTTCTAAATTTTAATGATAGCCATATCAACACTATGGCAAAAGATTATTATGAGGACAAGAATTTTTCTAGGTTAGAAGATGGTAGAATAAACTTGTGGGATGTGTATAATCTCTTTACACAAGCGAATAAATCATCTTATATAGATACTTTCCTAGACAGAAATTTGAATGCTTTTGAATTTTCAAAAGGTATTCAGAAAACACTCAATGGTAGTTTTGATTATCATTGGTTTTTGAGTTAA
- a CDS encoding site-specific integrase, which produces MKLSILFLLRRNKINSRGLCPIECRITLDKQRKPFATGIFINPKNWDSSKQLTKPPNEENNYTNKQLSLIKNKINQAFLFLQVKEEPFDVNDIYNQYAGKTLAKEYKLIEYYQIYLDRLKKLVGIEIKQQTWDKFSYIKEDVSEFIKYHYKKSDMKLKDLDFNFISEFEYYSKTELKHKQVTINKALQRLKKVVKQSVINGYLDKNPFEEHKPKKVYPKIIFLTQQELDKLENHTFQSEALTRVKDCYLFCCYTGLAYKEMFELKKKDLITKPNGINWIYKEREKTERTFSVPLILPKALEIMKAYSSESEFLLPRISNQSFNRLLKEIANVLEISKNLTHHTARKTFASTVLLNNDIPIEVVSKLLGHSNISTTQEYYAELMPDKLSENLKKLKDKLK; this is translated from the coding sequence ATGAAACTATCAATATTATTCCTTTTGAGAAGGAACAAGATTAACAGCAGAGGTCTTTGTCCTATTGAATGTAGAATAACATTAGATAAACAAAGAAAACCATTTGCTACAGGAATATTTATTAATCCTAAAAATTGGGACAGTAGCAAACAGCTTACTAAACCTCCCAATGAAGAGAACAATTACACCAATAAACAACTAAGCCTGATTAAGAATAAAATTAATCAGGCTTTTTTATTTCTACAAGTCAAAGAAGAACCTTTTGATGTCAATGATATTTACAATCAATATGCAGGTAAAACATTAGCTAAGGAGTACAAACTGATAGAATACTACCAGATCTATCTTGACAGGCTTAAAAAGCTTGTTGGAATAGAGATAAAACAACAGACTTGGGATAAGTTCAGCTACATCAAAGAAGATGTCTCAGAATTCATAAAATACCATTATAAGAAATCAGATATGAAACTAAAGGATTTAGATTTCAATTTTATTTCAGAATTTGAATACTATTCTAAAACAGAACTGAAACATAAACAGGTTACCATTAATAAAGCTTTACAGAGACTTAAAAAAGTTGTAAAGCAATCTGTGATTAATGGTTACTTGGATAAGAATCCTTTTGAAGAACATAAGCCAAAGAAAGTCTATCCTAAAATCATTTTTCTTACACAACAGGAATTAGATAAGCTTGAAAACCATACTTTCCAATCAGAAGCTCTTACAAGAGTAAAGGATTGTTATTTATTTTGCTGTTATACAGGATTAGCATACAAAGAGATGTTTGAACTTAAGAAAAAAGATTTAATAACTAAACCTAATGGAATCAATTGGATTTACAAAGAAAGAGAAAAGACAGAAAGAACATTCTCTGTCCCTTTAATTCTCCCTAAAGCCTTAGAGATTATGAAAGCCTACTCTTCTGAAAGTGAATTCCTACTACCAAGAATTTCTAATCAATCTTTTAATAGGCTTCTAAAGGAAATAGCTAATGTCTTAGAAATATCTAAGAATCTTACCCATCATACTGCAAGGAAAACTTTTGCTTCCACAGTACTTCTAAATAATGATATTCCAATAGAAGTTGTTTCAAAACTTTTAGGTCATTCAAACATATCAACTACACAGGAGTATTATGCAGAACTGATGCCTGATAAGTTGAGTGAAAACTTGAAAAAGCTGAAAGATAAGCTGAAATAA
- a CDS encoding nucleotidyl transferase AbiEii/AbiGii toxin family protein, producing MEKDWWVSQTLKAVFELDVAEHLVFKGGTSLSKAWNLIERFSEDIDLAIEREFLGFEGNLTKNKKTKLRKASGQYISEVFYLELQEKFKEKGLENVTFSLAETQDSDQDPRIINIFYPNIIEVTEYLKPRVQIEVGCRSLIEPFTMKKISAMVDDEYPEQSFSEKSEEIPSVNPERTFLEKIFLLHEEFQKTAEKIRVDRLSRHLYDLYAFSKTEYAESALQNKELYETIVKHRMEFAKISGIDYSLHRPATINPIPPENIIELWEKDYAKMREEMVYGENRPTFSEIIETLKKLKDKINSLNWEMI from the coding sequence GTGGAAAAAGACTGGTGGGTATCGCAAACTTTGAAAGCGGTTTTTGAATTGGATGTAGCCGAACATTTGGTTTTCAAAGGTGGCACCTCGCTGAGCAAGGCGTGGAACCTCATAGAAAGGTTTTCCGAAGACATTGATTTGGCCATCGAAAGAGAGTTTCTTGGCTTCGAAGGAAATTTGACTAAAAACAAGAAAACCAAATTAAGGAAGGCTTCCGGCCAATATATCAGCGAGGTTTTTTATTTAGAATTACAGGAAAAATTTAAAGAGAAAGGCTTGGAAAATGTCACTTTCTCGTTGGCCGAAACCCAGGATTCCGATCAGGATCCTCGTATTATCAATATTTTTTATCCAAATATAATTGAAGTTACGGAATATCTGAAGCCGAGAGTTCAAATAGAAGTCGGGTGCCGTTCATTAATTGAGCCATTTACTATGAAAAAAATTTCCGCGATGGTTGATGATGAATATCCAGAGCAGAGTTTTTCGGAAAAAAGCGAAGAAATACCATCCGTTAATCCGGAAAGGACTTTTTTAGAAAAAATTTTCCTTCTGCATGAAGAGTTTCAGAAAACCGCTGAAAAAATAAGGGTAGATCGGCTCAGCCGCCATTTGTACGATCTATATGCTTTTTCAAAAACAGAATATGCAGAAAGTGCCCTACAGAATAAGGAACTCTATGAAACCATTGTAAAGCACAGAATGGAGTTTGCCAAAATCTCCGGTATCGACTATAGCCTGCACAGGCCAGCCACAATAAACCCTATTCCACCAGAAAATATCATTGAATTATGGGAAAAAGATTATGCCAAAATGCGAGAAGAAATGGTTTATGGCGAAAACAGACCAACTTTTTCTGAAATAATTGAAACTCTTAAAAAACTGAAAGATAAAATCAACAGCCTCAATTGGGAAATGATTTAA
- a CDS encoding cytochrome c biogenesis CcdA family protein, protein MSLEQFIEQFSQSLAQGSALSLLIAAGAGVITTGVCPCTLPVGLGIAGLASSNTENKSNRGFMIALAFFIGIVVCLSVLGALAGKLGIFLTETYGQYWALSMAFISAVAAVLAFYGPRLTTTKLAAMRKPGIGGSFVYGLIFSLGTSAAPLLLLLSVAAATANPIYGFILALVFAIGRGLPFLIVSAFAGAVTKFAQLTWLRRSIQIVSGLALLYVCYYYVRVFIDLQ, encoded by the coding sequence ATGAGTTTAGAACAATTTATTGAACAATTCAGTCAATCATTGGCTCAAGGCTCTGCTTTGAGCTTATTGATTGCTGCGGGTGCAGGAGTAATAACCACTGGTGTTTGCCCCTGCACTTTACCTGTTGGACTTGGCATAGCCGGGTTGGCGAGCAGTAACACAGAAAATAAATCGAACAGGGGTTTTATGATTGCCCTTGCTTTCTTTATTGGAATTGTTGTTTGCCTTTCTGTATTGGGTGCTTTGGCTGGTAAGCTGGGCATCTTCCTTACAGAAACATATGGTCAATACTGGGCTTTGTCAATGGCATTCATATCTGCTGTTGCAGCGGTTTTGGCTTTCTACGGTCCACGGCTTACAACAACCAAACTGGCTGCTATGCGTAAGCCTGGTATCGGTGGTTCTTTTGTATATGGACTGATATTTAGCTTAGGGACATCAGCTGCTCCACTGTTGTTACTGTTGTCTGTTGCTGCAGCTACAGCAAACCCCATCTACGGTTTTATACTTGCCTTAGTGTTTGCCATAGGAAGGGGTTTACCATTTTTAATTGTCAGTGCTTTTGCCGGTGCTGTTACAAAGTTTGCTCAACTAACTTGGTTGAGAAGAAGCATTCAAATTGTAAGTGGACTTGCCTTGCTGTATGTCTGCTATTATTATGTAAGGGTGTTTATTGATTTACAATGA
- a CDS encoding metal-sensing transcriptional repressor translates to MLPRFLTKELKDRLNTIKGQVEGIVKMLDESDDPAQILNQFKAIKNGFEKAQHLLLDEVFRKALAIKIAEALETCPGNCGQEEKIAIIRQQFPDLRLNELTDKMKEINKVYEFFRKEKNNIRDVSFAIENMNCQRCTEKVSHILKDINGVEDVKIQFIKKLVNVKYNTSVTDENAIITILTNAGYKPTKK, encoded by the coding sequence ATGTTACCACGATTTTTAACAAAAGAACTTAAAGACCGCCTGAATACTATTAAAGGTCAGGTTGAAGGTATAGTCAAAATGCTTGACGAAAGTGATGACCCTGCACAAATATTAAACCAATTTAAAGCCATTAAAAACGGGTTTGAAAAAGCTCAACATTTGTTATTGGACGAAGTCTTTAGAAAGGCATTAGCAATAAAAATTGCAGAAGCATTAGAAACTTGCCCGGGTAATTGTGGACAAGAAGAAAAAATAGCAATTATTAGACAGCAATTTCCCGATTTGAGACTTAATGAATTGACAGATAAGATGAAGGAGATTAACAAAGTTTATGAATTTTTTAGAAAAGAAAAGAACAATATTAGAGACGTCTCCTTTGCTATTGAAAATATGAATTGCCAAAGATGCACAGAAAAGGTGAGCCATATCCTAAAAGACATTAATGGTGTTGAAGATGTGAAAATACAATTTATAAAAAAATTGGTTAATGTCAAATACAATACCTCAGTAACTGATGAAAATGCCATTATAACTATCTTAACCAATGCAGGGTATAAACCTACAAAAAAATAA